Proteins encoded by one window of Lepeophtheirus salmonis chromosome 10, UVic_Lsal_1.4, whole genome shotgun sequence:
- the cindr gene encoding uncharacterized protein cindr translates to MKKDSLPRVTCRVLFTYSPVQEDELELNINDIIECSGEAEDGWWKGNLNGKFGVFPSNFVEVIHQKEEQQVADKNKRNKELHPPNQAISGLGNILNQNQEIEVPSGRGDSSIPRLPPKPVKEQCVVQFPYEAQNEDELTLGEGRVVNIISKDSEDKGWWRGELDGKIGVFPDNFVKLVNLQEISSGNKKNRTHSPNRDSGNFEKGSKEKISNNLNHHLNHHQHTESTKSSPTKKGSFSKSKTPAKPKAPCPTKISYSSSNSKPVSSAVNIGQPSKGGFLSSFKPSLSKNSSNRSSFSNSNSSNNKSVLGMMSSSPEPDSTQAKSLSKSLPTNVDESFDPSSSSHMLPDGQKSGKDFDEVERSEKLAHPTADRVKGPKRRPPSSIFTKDMIALEDGTSTIDSSTTTNSIEINNSNSTVKENKDVQEKEDPSSEPILRNNDDFLYNNNNNNTITSPNSKSSSPVHAFKEELQNRLESNNENDVSQAKKPDWLEELSRKQANRKSGFFNDKVPGSRSSAPIILDKPQLPTKPSQIRDDIRKLNKRATNIEASGGSDKENSKPNRPSCIEDSFLNSETNNIIAHQSSVVPVEKYSRISDESLKKNQLKKHSYSEPNKKLSKSSDDYENEGTNENLVERVRNLESALAFMESSYSERLNALEASLREEKILRLKLQDELDYLRQ, encoded by the exons ATGAAAAAGGACTCCCTTCCTCGAGTGACTTGCCGTGTATTATTTACTTACTCTCCAGTGCAAGAGGATGAATTagagttaaatataaatgacattattGAATGTTCGGGAGAGGCAGAGGACGGATGGTGGAAGGGGAATTTGAATGGAAAGTTTGGCGTTTTCCCTTCAAATTTTGTGGAAGTTATACATCAGAAAGAAGAACAACAAGTTGCTGATAAAAATAAGCGAAACAAAG AGCTTCATCCTCCAAACCAAGCCATTTCAGGACTTGGTAATATCTTAAATCAAAACCAAGAAATTGAAGTCCCTTCTGGTAGAGGGGACTCAAGTATCCCAAGACTACCACCCAAACCAG TTAAGGAGCAGTGTGTAGTTCAATTTCCATATGAAGCTCAGAATGAGGATGAGCTAACATTGGGTGAAGGTCGAGTAGTTAATATCATAAGCAAGGACTCTGAGGATAAAGGATGGTGGAGAGGTGAATTGGATGGTAAAATCGGTGTATTTCCTGATAATTTTGTGAAGCTCGTTAATTTACAAGAG ATTAGCTctggcaataaaaaaaatagaactcaTTCACCGAATCGTGATAGTGGGAACTTTGAAAAAGGAAGTAAAGAGAAAATCAGCAACAATCTTAACCACCACCTCAATCATCATCAACATACGGAGTCTACAAAGTCATCACCTACTAAAAAGGGAtccttttcaaaatcaaaaacacCTGCCAAACCAAAAGCACCATGTCCAACCAAAATTTCATACTCATCCTCCAATAGTAAACCCGTGTCTTCCGCTGTGAATATTGGTCAACCCTCTAAAGGAGGCTTCTTATCCTCTTTCAAGCCTTCTCTCTCCAAAAATAGTTCTAATAGATCCTCTTTCTCTAATTcaaattcatcaaataataaatccGTACTTGGAATGATGAGCTCGTCCCCTGAACCCGATTCTACACAGGCAAAATCACTCTCAAAATCCCTTCCTACAAACGTTGATGAATCTTTTGACCCGTCCTCGTCGTCTCATATGCTACCCGATGGACAAAAGTCAGGTAAAGATTTTGATGAGGTTGAACGTTCTGAGAAACTAGCCCATCCTACAGCCGACCGAGTAAAAGGTCCCAAAAGACGACCTCCATCATCTATTTTTACAAAGGATATG ATTGCCCTTGAAGATGGAACCTCTACAATAGACTCATCTACTACAACAAATtccattgaaataaataattcaaattcaactgTCAAGGAAAATAAG GATGTACAGGAAAAGGAAGATCCAAGCTCAGAGCCAATTTTAAGGAATAATGACGACTttctctataataataataacaataatactatCACCTCACCAAACTCGAAATCCTCTTCCCCTGTACATGCATTTAAAGAAGAGCTTCAAAATAGACTTGAGAgcaataatgaaaatgatgttTCTCAAGCAAAGAAACCTGACTGGTTGGAAGAACTCAGTCGCAAACAGGCCAATAGAAAGAGTGGATTCTTCAACGATAAAGTTCCTGGCTCTCGTTCGTCTGCTCCTATTATTCTGGACAAGCCCCAACTTCCCACTAAACCAAGTCAAATACGAGATGATa TTCGCAAACTTAATAAAAGAGCTACCAATATTGAAGCTTCAGGAGGCTCTGACAAAGAGAACAGCAAACCAAATCGCCCTTCATGTATTGAAGATTCTTTTTTGAATTCTGAAACCAATAATATCATTGCACATCAAAGTTCTGTTGTACCTGTCGAAAAATATTCTAGGATTTCAGAtgaatcattgaaaaaaaatcagttaaaaaaGCATTCTTACAGTgaaccaaacaaaaaattatcaaaaagttcaGATGATTACGAAAATGAAGGGACTAACGAAAATTTAGTTGAAAGG GTACGAAATTTAGAAAGTGCTCTAGCATTTATGGAGTCAAGCTACTCAGAAAGACTAAATGCCTTAGAAGCGTCTctgagagaagaaaaaatattgagactTAAGCTTCAAGATGAATTGGATTATTTAAGGCAATGA
- the LOC121125041 gene encoding coenzyme Q-binding protein COQ10 homolog A, mitochondrial, producing the protein MKLYNFSQIRHYGRGSLYSERRVLGYSAEEMFTVVSQVERYSEFVPWCTSSKVTSTSLCGLRADLVIGFPPLIKESYTSDVTMFEPNLVTAVSNDLKLFTFLKTVWKFDSQLGVPGVARSCALDFAVHFKFRSPIYAQFSSLFFDEVVKRNVNAFLDEANKRFGPESIPRRKPQVMMCK; encoded by the exons ATGAAACTatacaatttttctcaaatccGTCACTATGGGCGTGGAAGTCTCTATTCGGAGCGGAGAGTTTTGGGATATTCTGCAGAGGAAATGTTCACTGTAGTATCTCAAGTGGAGCGATACTCTGAATTTGTTCCATGGTGTACGTCCTCCAAAGTTACTTCGACGAGTCTTTGTGGACTTCGAGCAGATCTAGTCATTGGCTTCCCACCACTCATTAAG GAATCATACACTTCAGATGTAACGATGTTTGAGCCCAATCTCGTCACAGCCGTCTCCAACGATTTAAAACTCTTTACATTTCTTAAAACTGTTTGGAAATTTGACTCTCAACTTGGTGTTCCGGGTGTTGCTCGCTCTTGTGCTCTAGACTTTGCAGTTCATTTCAAGTTCCGCTCTCCCATCTACGCTCAGTTTTCATCCTTATTCTTTGACGAAGTCGTCAAAAGAAATGTAAATGCGTTCTTGGATGAGGCTAACAAAAGATTTGGACCAGAGAGTATACCTCGACGAAAGCCTCAAGTGATGATGTGTAAATGA
- the LOC121125148 gene encoding uncharacterized protein — protein MEEELDGGEDSLTPVVVTARIRPPGHPGLSILQDERSLVLEGARRTFRFDRVLGPQSSQEDLYNFGGPKDFLPLALDGYDLNFLGYGERKSGKSFSLFGGILPSFLKDLFARLPPQFSLKVSFVDILDENILDLLSAEPNSPSWMSAHTPAQVFHALQTGLSILKKRPQDLFESSTSHSIFTLRLITQSGGYKKTSFIKFIDVAGSDYYLKKKMQSNNMSHHVDLGLLSLVNVVSALGDPRRNASVIPYADSALTRFIGEAFGGNSVTLLLATLIGNDLESTLNTCIFAELASNIKNHPTPNITKESNDNEDNDDSISRRDSDVSLFRSASIPNSNNQDVSLCFSPPMFQEGRRPPEGVTHAPIPLRPTTSPLALRSPLNVQMYYDSTLPSSPLRLPNQYDYQIPQRPNNFYPNLMQYNPLVAHNNNQNILMNNNQLPLPNGFVPPTHYNTGYSHHNANLTNTVYNKDAASLLNAQLNSLTGQFQRLSTYETQSPIDIMPVQQPAPQKPVVEQDTAEQHEESKNNPKLERIEEESETCVEVVLDSQSEEEEDFDSEAEEEIEPLLLQIQETFRSHTRNHFEQVLGTDFYESPAFKPVKTQDKNAISTLRKELSDLTASNIESQNAIVKTDKDLRCLQDQLKELKSSIQVKETLIQDLLKTEEETKVINKKFKFKLRLLEEKSHNVRKDLRGAQRLVREFKGDSNPELQSRVKQYNDEIEKLEEKISDTEKVLKFNIPETPSTQGEILNRMKEEHSQLQSLLNQELSRKNALEDAVTKDQFRIKELEMKLREQQHQLNLSLKLSQDLEKQRDQLQSEAARLQSQINNSSMYHFKEDSSSPEKSEKSIRQEIANLRDLKDDLIEERSQLETRYQSEKRSGKIFSKKDEFRIVELDVILEAMDACIDVKNSALCGNKIVVVPSTQRDELLLNKLSALSIDETRSLLRKFVYRTIDLRTEGNRCQAELDLSEDDRHRLYRKLQELNYHYSSREVAYERKLDIQKTEHLKQISALRKQINDPDAYEFKLKQLKDEVHNLKQDSQRYKRFYKAYHKHFDKKEEKSSSSSSNTNHHHIRSSLFPNADMPPPQKVTRERKKLIVQSKVPSAKPKRK, from the coding sequence ATGGAAGAAGAGTTGGATGGGGGAGAGGATTCCCTGACCCCAGTTGTTGTAACCGCACGTATTCGACCTCCTGGACATCCTGGCCTCAGCATTTTACAGGATGAGCGAAGCCTCGTTTTGGAAGGTGCCCGCCGTACCTTCCGCTTCGATCGTGTTTTGGGTCCGCAATCCTCTCAAGAGGATCTCTATAACTTTGGTGGTCCCAAGGACTTCCTTCCCTTGGCATTAGACGGCTATGACCTCAACTTTCTGGGATATGGGGAAAGGAAATCCGGGAAGAGCTTTTCTCTGTTTGGAGGTATTTTGCCGTCCTTCCTCAAGGATTTGTTCGCAAGACTTCCTCCTCAGTTCAGTCTCAAAGTGTCCTTTGTTGATATTCTGGATGAAAACATTCTGGACCTTCTCTCTGCTGAGCCAAATAGCCCCTCCTGGATGAGCGCACACACGCCTGCACAAGTGTTTCACGCTCTACAAACGGGTCTCAGTATCCTTAAAAAAAGACCGCAAGACCTTTTCGAATCCTCTACCTCGCACAGTATTTTCACTCTCCGCCTCATTACTCAGTCTGGAGGTTATAAAAAGACATCCTTCATCAAATTCATTGATGTTGCGGGCTCGGACTATtacttgaaaaagaaaatgcaGTCCAATAATATGAGCCATCATGTTGATTTAGGACTTTTATCCTTGGTTAATGTTGTGTCGGCTCTTGGGGATCCACGTCGAAACGCATCTGTTATTCCCTATGCGGACTCAGCTTTAACGAGATTTATTGGAGAAGCCTTTGGGGGTAATTCTGTAACACTACTTCTTGCAACACTTATTGGAAATGATTTGGAGTCCACATTGAATACTTGCATTTTCGCGGAGTTAGcctcaaatataaaaaaccacCCCACACCCAACATTACCAAGGAAAGTAATGATAATGAAGATAATGATGATTCCATTTCCAGAAGAGACTCAGACGTATCTCTTTTTAGAAGTGCTTCCATTCCAAATTCGAATAATCAAGACGTATCCCTCTGCTTTAGCCCTCCCATGTTTCAAGAGGGGAGGAGACCACCAGAAGGAGTAACTCATGCTCCCATTCCTCTTCGACCCACAACAAGTCCCTTAGCTCTGCGTTCTCCACTAAATGTTCAAATGTACTACGACTCTACGCTGCCTTCATCACCACTTAGACTTCCGAATCAATACGATTATCAAATCCCTCAAAGACCTAATAATTTTTATCCCAATCTCATGCAATATAACCCTCTGGTCGCTCATAATAATAACCAGAACATTCTCATGAATAATAATCAACTACCCCTTCCCAATGGTTTTGTTCCTCCTACTCACTATAACACTGGATACTCTCATCATAATGCAAATTTGACTAATACAGTCTACAACAAGGATGCAGCTTCACTCCTAAATGCTCAGTTAAATTCACTGACGGGTCAATTTCAACGATTATCCACCTACGAAACTCAATCTCCCATTGATATTATGCCTGTGCAACAGCCTGCTCCTCAAAAACCGGTTGTTGAGCAAGATACAGCCGAACAACATGAGGAATCGAAAAATAATCCGAAGTTGGAGCGTATTGAAGAAGAGTCAGAGACTTGCGTTGAAGTCGTATTGGATAGTCAGTCGGAGGAGGAGGAGGATTTTGATTCTGAGGCTGAAGAGGAAATTGAACCCCTGCTTCTGCAGATCCAAGAAACCTTTAGGAGTCATACTCGGAATCATTTTGAGCAAGTCCTCGGTACTGATTTCTATGAATCCCCTGCTTTCAAGCCAGTGAAAACGCAAGACAAAAACGCAATATCAACTCTTAGAAAAGAATTGAGCGACTTAACTGCCTCAAACATTGAATCTCAAAATGCTATTGTCAAAACAGATAAGGATCTCCGATGTCTACaagaccaattaaaggaactgAAAAGCTCAATTCAAGTTAAGGAGACTCTGATTCAGGATTTACTCAAAACAGAGGAagagacaaaagttattaataaaaagttcaaatttaaattaagactTCTTGAGGAGAAATCTCATAACGTTCGAAAGGATTTGAGAGGAGCTCAAAGACTTGTGCGGGAATTCAAAGGAGACTCAAACCCCGAGCTTCAATCTCGTGTTAAACAATATAATGATGAAATTGAgaaacttgaagaaaaaattagtgATACGGAAAAAGTATTAAAGTTTAATATACCAGAGACACCTAGCACACAAGGGGAAATATTAAATCGAATGAAGGAAGAGCATTCCCAACTCCAGTCTCTTCTTAATCAAGAGCTCTCTAGAAAAAATGCTCTTGAAGATGCTGTGACCAAGGATCAATTTAGAATCAAAGAGTTGGAAATGAAACTACGAGAACAGCAACATCAATTGAATTTGAGTCTCAAACTAAGTCAAGACTTGGAAAAACAAAGGGATCAATTGCAGTCTGAAGCTGCAAGACTCCAATCCCAAATAAATAACTCGTCTATGTATCACTTTAAAGAAGACTCATCTAGTCCTGAAAAGTCAGAAAAATCTATACGTCAAGAGATTGCGAACTTACGAGATCTTAAAGACGATTTAATAGAAGAAAGAAGTCAATTAGAAACTAGATATCAGTCTGAAAAGCGGTCagggaaaatattttccaaaaaagatgaatttcGTATTGTTGAGCTTGACGTTATACTAGAGGCCATGGATGCTTGTATAGACGTTAAGAATAGCGCTCTTTGTGGTAACAAAATTGTGGTTGTTCCATCAACTCAACGGGATGAACtccttttgaataaattatccGCCTTGAGTATAGATGAAACCAGGTCCTTATTACGCAAGTTTGTGTATCGTACAATTGATCTCCGAACTGAAGGTAATCGCTGTCAAGCTGAACTTGATCTCTCCGAAGATGATCGTCATCGACTTTATCGCAAATTACAAGAGCTTAATTATCATTACTCAAGTCGTGAAGTGGCCTACGAACGCAAGTTAGATATTCAAAAAACAGAGCATTTAAAGCAAATCAGTGCACTCCGAAAGCAAATCAATGATCCGGATGCATACGagttcaaattaaaacaattgaaagATGAGGTCCATAATCTCAAACAGGATTCCCAAAGGTATAAACGCTTCTATAAAGCCTATCACAAACATTTCGATAAAAAGGAAGAGAAGTCATCCTCCTCCTCTTCGAATACGAATCATCATCACATTCGGAGCTCTTTATTTCCGAATGCGGATATGCCTCCGCCTCAGAAAGTGACTCGTGAAAGGAAGAAGCTCATTGTTCAGTCTAAAGTTCCTTCTGCAAAacctaaaagaaaataa